The uncultured Bacteroides sp. DNA segment TTTGGATTGGAGTTTTATTGATGATCCTTGTTGCTTCTTCCTTACTAAATATAACGTGAATAATCAGTCTCTATCTGATCGTTCACGTTTTTTATGATATATGTATGAGTAGCAACTCTCTTTCAGTTGTAATATAGTATATATAGAGAAGCACAATCTTAGCGATCGTTCATTACCAATGTGTCTATCTAGATAACTCGGAGTTAATCAAAACAATAGCAAAATCAAAAGATGAAGAAGACGAATCCTGTCTGTTGGGTACCCACTGTTTATTTCGCCATGGGGCTCCCTTATGTTGTATTATCAATGGTGTCGGTTTTAATGTTTTCGGATATGGAAGTCTCTGATGCTCAAATAGCATTCTGGACCTCCTTAATAATGCTTCCGTGGACATTGAAACCCCTTTGGAGCCCTTTTTTGGAGATGTTTAAAACGAAGAAGCACTTTGTGGTGATTACTCAAATAGTGACCGGAGTAGCATTTTCTTTGGTTGCACTTTCGTTGCCTTTGCCCGATTTCTTTTGCTATGCCATTGCGTTGATGGGCGTGATTGCATTTAGTGGAGCCACACATGACATTGCAGGCGATGGCGTTTACCTTTCTGAGTTGAATCCCGTTCAACAAGCTAAATATATAGGCTGGCAAGGAGCTTTCTATAATCTGGCTAAAATATTGGCCAATGGTGGATTGGTTTATTTAGCCGGTTCACTGAAAGAAACATTTGGAATCGTACATTCATGGATGATCATTATGGGCATTTGCGCCATTATCATGATATGTGTTAGCCTCTATCACATGAAGATGCTACCTTCGGGAGGAGCAGCAGCCGGTGAGATACGCACCGTGAGTGATAGTTTGAATAAGTTGTGGGAAGTTATTCGCTCCTTCTTTGCAAAAAAACATATTGCTTGGTACATTGTCTTTATCATACTCTATCGCTTTGCTGAAGGATATGCCATGAAAATTGTACCTTTGTTCCTCAAAGCTCCGGTAGAAAATGGAGGATTGGGATTGGCTGTAAAAGACATCGGGTTGATTTATGGAACGTTTGGGGCTGCCGCCTTTATTTTGGGTTCCATCTTGGCCGGTTATTATATTTCTGCCCGGGGACTGAGAAAAGTCTTATTTTCTCTCTGCTGTGCATTCAATATTCCCTTTTTAGTCTATTTTCTTTTGGCCTTTTATCAGCCCTCGGGACTGGGAATCGTTGCAACGGCTATCATCTTTGAATATCTGGGTTATGGCTTTGGTTTTGCCGGACTTATCTTGTTCATGATGCAACAGGTTGCTCCCGGTAAACATCAAATGGCTCACTATGCTTTTGCCACAGGCATTATGAATTTGGGTGTGATGATACCGGGTATGATGAGTGGTTATCTGAGTGATTGGCTGGGTTATGAACACTTCTTTATCTGGGTGTTGATTGCTACCATTCCTGCGTTTGTTGTAACTTGGTTGGTGCCGTTTACCTATAGTGATAGTAAATAACATAATAATAATGAAGCCTTTGATGCTTCCTTTATAAACTTTAGTAAGAGTATGAAAGAAATCAAGATTGCAGGCGTCGCCCTGCCGGATATGCCGTGGGAAGAACGTCCGGACGGTTGTAAAGATGTTGTTTGGCGTTGTTCTGCCAACCCCATTATACCTCGTAATTTGCTTCCTACGTCGAACAGTATTTTCAACAGCGCTGTGGTAACCTTTAACGAAGGCTATGCTGGCGTGTTTCGTTGCGATGATACGAATCGCAGAATGCGGTTACATGTAGGTTTTAGTAAAGACGCCATTCATTGGCATATCAATGAAGAACCGCTGACTTTTGAATGTGAGGATGAAGAAATCGGGACGTGGGTATATGGCTATGACCCTCGTGTTTGCTTCATAGAAGATCGTTATTATGTAACCTGGTGCAACGGCTACCATGGCCCGACAATAGGAGTGGCTTACACCTTTGATTTTGAAACCTTCTATCAATTGGAGAATGCATTCATTCCTTTTAATCGCAATGGAGTCATGTTTCCACGGAAGATCAACGGAAACTTTGCTATGTTGAGTCGCCCTAGTGATAATGGACATACTCCCTTCGGAGATATTTTTTATAGCGAATCTCCCGATCTTGACTTTTGGGGGCATCATCGACATGTTATGTCGCCGGCACAGTTTGAGGTAAGTGCCTGGCAATGTACCAAGATTGGTGCCGGCCCTATTCCGATAGAGACATCCGAGGGATGGTTGCTGATTTATCACGGCGTGTTGGCTTCCTGCAATGGATTTGTATATAGCTTTGGTTCGGCATTGCTCGACTTAGACCAACCATGGAAGGTGAAATATCGCTCGGGACCCTATCTTCTTTCTCCGCAAAAGGAGTATGAATGTATGGGTGATGTGCCTAATGTTTGCTTCCCGTGTGCGGCACTTCATGATGCGGAGACGGGACGTATTGCCATCTACTATGGATGTGCTGACACGGTAACCGGATTGGCTTTCGGTTATATACCCGAAATCATCGAATTTACCAAGCGTACAAGTATTATTTAACTCATATATTCGGCTGAATGATCATGAAACGTTTCTTATTAACTAACACATTGACCATCTTCTTTCTCCTTTCTTATGGAAAGGGAGGAGATGGTCTCCCCCTTCTTGATTATGTGAATCCCTTTATTGGTACAACTAATTTCGGAACGACTAATCCCGGAGCCGTTTGTCCCAATGGAATGATGTCAGTAGTACCCTTTAATGTGATGGGTTCAGCCGATAATAAATACGATAAAGATGCCCGTTGGTGGTCTACACCCTATGAATATAGTAATTGCTACTTTACCGGATTTTCGCATGTTAATCTTAGCGGGGTAGGGTGCCCGGAGTTAGGATCTTTATTGCTGATGCCCACTACGGGAGAACTGAATGTGGATTATAAAACGTATGGTAGTCGTTATCGTGACGAACAGGCATCACCGGGATACTATACTAATTACCTGACAAAGTATCATGTAAAGTCAGAAGTGTCGGCCACTCCACGTACAGGGATTACCCGCTTTACCTTTCCGAAAGGTCAAAGTCACATTTTGCTCAATCTGGGCGAAGGCCTTACCAACGAAAGTGGAGCATTCATGCGTAGGGTAGGAGAGAATGAAGTGGAAGGGATGAAACTGCTAGGCACATTTTGCTACAATCCGCAAGCTGTGTTTCCTATCTATTTTGTGATGAAAGTGAATAAGAAACCACGTAGCAGTGGATATTGGAAGAAACAACGTGCCATGACGGGTGTAGAAGCCGAATGGGATAAAGATAGTGGAAAAAATAAACTCTATACGAACTATAATAAAGAAATAGCCGGTGATGATATTGGCGTCTATTTCTCTTTCGATACAGAAGAAGCAGAACAAGTGGAAGTACAGATCGGTGTTTCGTTTGTCAGCATAGAGAACGCCCGACTGAATTTGGAAAAAGAACAACCGACTGCCAACTTTGAGACAGTCCATAATGTGGCTCGTCAACTGTGGAACAATGACCTCTCGCGTATACGTGTGGAGGGAGGTACGGAAGAACAGAAAACAGTCTTTTATACTGCTCTTTACCATTTACTACTTCATCCTAATGTTCTGCAAGATGTAAATGGAGAATATCCGGCGATGGAGAGTGAGAAGATACTTACCACAAAGGGTAATCGGTATACTGTTTTCTCTTTGTGGGATACGTATCGAAATGTGCATCAACTGCTTACTTTAGCCTATCCGGAGCGTCAGATGGATATGGT contains these protein-coding regions:
- a CDS encoding MFS transporter, encoding MKKTNPVCWVPTVYFAMGLPYVVLSMVSVLMFSDMEVSDAQIAFWTSLIMLPWTLKPLWSPFLEMFKTKKHFVVITQIVTGVAFSLVALSLPLPDFFCYAIALMGVIAFSGATHDIAGDGVYLSELNPVQQAKYIGWQGAFYNLAKILANGGLVYLAGSLKETFGIVHSWMIIMGICAIIMICVSLYHMKMLPSGGAAAGEIRTVSDSLNKLWEVIRSFFAKKHIAWYIVFIILYRFAEGYAMKIVPLFLKAPVENGGLGLAVKDIGLIYGTFGAAAFILGSILAGYYISARGLRKVLFSLCCAFNIPFLVYFLLAFYQPSGLGIVATAIIFEYLGYGFGFAGLILFMMQQVAPGKHQMAHYAFATGIMNLGVMIPGMMSGYLSDWLGYEHFFIWVLIATIPAFVVTWLVPFTYSDSK
- a CDS encoding glycoside hydrolase family 130 protein, whose product is MKEIKIAGVALPDMPWEERPDGCKDVVWRCSANPIIPRNLLPTSNSIFNSAVVTFNEGYAGVFRCDDTNRRMRLHVGFSKDAIHWHINEEPLTFECEDEEIGTWVYGYDPRVCFIEDRYYVTWCNGYHGPTIGVAYTFDFETFYQLENAFIPFNRNGVMFPRKINGNFAMLSRPSDNGHTPFGDIFYSESPDLDFWGHHRHVMSPAQFEVSAWQCTKIGAGPIPIETSEGWLLIYHGVLASCNGFVYSFGSALLDLDQPWKVKYRSGPYLLSPQKEYECMGDVPNVCFPCAALHDAETGRIAIYYGCADTVTGLAFGYIPEIIEFTKRTSII
- a CDS encoding GH92 family glycosyl hydrolase, whose product is MKRFLLTNTLTIFFLLSYGKGGDGLPLLDYVNPFIGTTNFGTTNPGAVCPNGMMSVVPFNVMGSADNKYDKDARWWSTPYEYSNCYFTGFSHVNLSGVGCPELGSLLLMPTTGELNVDYKTYGSRYRDEQASPGYYTNYLTKYHVKSEVSATPRTGITRFTFPKGQSHILLNLGEGLTNESGAFMRRVGENEVEGMKLLGTFCYNPQAVFPIYFVMKVNKKPRSSGYWKKQRAMTGVEAEWDKDSGKNKLYTNYNKEIAGDDIGVYFSFDTEEAEQVEVQIGVSFVSIENARLNLEKEQPTANFETVHNVARQLWNNDLSRIRVEGGTEEQKTVFYTALYHLLLHPNVLQDVNGEYPAMESEKILTTKGNRYTVFSLWDTYRNVHQLLTLAYPERQMDMVRSMVDMYREHGWLPKWELYGRETLTMEGDPSIPVIVDSWMKGLRDFDVELVYEAMRKSATLPGDKNLMRPDNDDYLALGFVSLREQYDNSVSHALEYYIADYALSRFAAALGKKEDAERFYKQSMRYKQYYNKKYGTLCPILPNGQFYSPFNPRQGENFEPSPGFHEGNAWNYTFYVPHDVKGLAALMGGKKAFVEKLQRVFDEGLYDPANEPDIAYPYLFSYFKGEEWRTQKEMKRLLNKYFTTKPDGIPGNDDAGTMSAWAVFSMMGLYPDCPGVPEYTLTTPVFDKVTITLNPKWYKQSELVINVKHKSPNEPYTHKVLLGGKPINGFRISHDELLRGGTLSFE